From Trichomycterus rosablanca isolate fTriRos1 chromosome 27, fTriRos1.hap1, whole genome shotgun sequence, a single genomic window includes:
- the sltm gene encoding SAFB-like transcription modulator — protein MASGAISAEIKKITDLRVVDLKTELKRRNLDVTGVKNVLVARLKQAIEDEGGDPESIEISVSGDTPTRKNVKAKGKKTDSDLDSAVEEDTICREPEEDESEKDVTDHDDSTRENSKSFAGGDGLVEAQPDPDELETEAEAEPENEAEPVLEAEPEVPTTEELEALESEAAPRPAKEVEEDDNISVTIQAEDAITLDVDGDDLLETGKHVKLPDKGCEEPGTSAETRQEEDPMAEAQDGHKDAKRDDGLKTDAIKKESRDALKKAETGDKEKESVKKGPSSAGVAGQAKSSSKDRDGKATKDEKGGTSSSTASSTRNLWVSGLSSNTKAADLKNLFGKYGKVFSAKVVTNARSPGSKCYGLVTMSSSAEVARCISHLDHTELHGQQISVDRVRSDPFRKDFSKKEADDKTGPTKAGEKRTLTGPKTASKIQALSKKEDKKPSEKESKETTVKVHPKSTKSDAKVSGSASDLMKDEKKHARKSPGKMFVSKQIKGPPGFKPRLPLRRPGRFDKPAVPPLMNRRPRWLIPPEQIEALRRRRPLLNKPGNKNILPFEKMKEQRTHDRMVRMERVRRALELRRRRDVAERERRERERLRIMREREERENLMRERQKLEMERQKLERERMERERLERERIRIEQERRKEAERMAREREELRRQQEQLRYEQEKRSSLKRGRDVDHRRDEPYWNNNKKMAPESGGRLNQASDYNNRQQGRFSDFNSRDRARYPDNAPVQQNNFDRRNRYVNEPEAKKSRPDLRREGSGFERYPKNFDNVRRAEPPHPAGRSNVRDTDRREIRDRDERRPVSMPERPTGNRAPPPPISHSRTAHRDSGHGSWKNDGMSSKSADVRGAVRMRPEHSSRDGPGPAMRGASSVSRGRGGFSSRDGGRPVNMGEQHYSSGRQVVVERHSRDQGPRKEWHSSSSSSQSGGYNDSRRMGESRPGMMSSHSSHSSSGMYNRIVQITNVPMSSSSSSSGGFKPFKGRF, from the exons ATGGCGTCGGGGGCCATTTCAGCCGAGATCAAGAAGATTACAGATTTGCGTGTTGTTGACTTGAAAACTGAGCTTAAGAGAAGAAACCTGGATGTTACAGGAGTGAAAAATGTCCTCGTTGCAAGATTAAAGCAG GCAATAGAAGATGAAGGAGGTGATCCAGAAAGCATTGAGATTTCTGTTTCAGGTGACACACCTACCCGAAAGAATGTGAAAGCCAAag GAAAGAAAACTGACTCGGACTTGGACAGCGCAGTGGAAGAGGATACAATTTGCAGG GAGCCTGAGGAGGACGAGTCAGAGAAAG ATGTAACTGATCATGATGATTCTACTCGCGAAAATTCTAAATCCTTCGCCGGCGGGGACGGCCTCGTCGAGGCACAGCCGGACCCGGATGAACTTGAGACAGAAGCAGAGGCCGAGCCTGAAAATGAGGCTGAGCCGGTGCTAGAGGCCGAACCCGAAGTCCCGACGACGGAAGAGCTCGAAGCCTTGGAAAGCGAAGCCGCTCCCAGACCTGCCAAAGAGGTCGAAGAGGACGATAACATTTCCGTCACCATCCAGGCCGAAGATGCCATCACGCTGGATGTGGATGGTGACGACCTCCTGGAAACAGGTAAACATGTGAAACTTCCAGACAAGGGCTGCGAGGAGCCGGGAACCTCTGCCGAGACGAGGCAAGAGGAAGACCCAATGGCCGAGGCACAGGATGGCCATAAAGATGCGAAGAGGGATGATGGGCTGAAGACTGATGCCATCAAGAAAGAGAGCAGAGATGCCTTGAAGAAAGCTGAAACAGGAGACAAAGAAAAGGAATCTGTGAAGAAAGGCCCCTCTTCTGCTGGGGTGGCAGGTCAAGCAAAGAG CTCCTCAAAAGACAGAGATGGGAAGGCCACAAAGGATGAGAAAG GAGGTACCAGCAGTAGCACCGCTAGCTCGACACGTAACTTGTGGGTGAGCGGCTTGTCTTCAAACACTAAAGCTGCTGATCTGAAGAACCTTTTTGGCAAATATGGGAAG GTATTTAGTGCCAAAGTGGTCACCAACGCACGCAGCCCAGGATCTAAGTGCTATGGCTTGGTGACCATGTCTTCCAGTGCAgaggtggcaagatgcatatcCCACCTGGACCACACCGAGCTCCATGGGCAGCAAATATCTGTGGACAGG GTTAGAAGTGACCCCTTTAGGAAGGATTTCTCTAAGAAAGAAGCAGATGATAAAACAGGACCCACTAAAGCAGGGGAAAAGCGCACACTTACTGGTCCGAAGACGGCAAGCAA GATTCAAGCCTtgtccaaaaaggaggacaagAAGCCATCTGAGAAGGAAAGCAAAGAAACTACTGTGAAAGTGCATCCTAAAAGCACCAAGTCTGATGCCAAGGTTTCCGGTTCTGCATCTGATCTTATGAAGGATGAGAAGAAGCATGCAC GAAAGAGTCCAGGAAAGATGTTTGTTAGCAAGCAAATTAAAGGGCCGCCGGGCTTCAAACCACGACTCCCATTGAGAAGGCCTGGAAGGTTTGACAAG CCTGCTGTTCCCCCTTTGATGAACCGACGGCCGCGGTGGCTTATTCCTCCTGAGCAG ATCGAAGCATTAAGGCGAAGAAGGCCTTTACTCAATAAGCCTGGCAACAAAAACATCCTTCCCTTTGAAAAAATGAAGGAACAAAGGACGCACGATCGCATGGTTAGAATGGAGCGAGTCCGCAGGGCCTTGGAACTGCGTAG GCGGCGCGATGTCGCCGAGCGAGAGCGGCGAGAACGCGAGCGGCTGCGAATCATGAGAGAACGCGAGGAAAGGGAGAACCTGATGCGTGAGCGCCAGAAGCTGGAAATGGAGAGGCAGAAGCTGGAGCGTGAACGCATGGAGCGAGAGAGgctggagagagagaggatcCGCATAGAGCAG GAGCGTCGGAAAGAGGCAGAGCGAATGGCCCGTGAGCGGGAAGAGCTGAGGAGGCAACAGGAACAGCTGCGTTACGAGCAGGAGAAACGCAGCAGTCTAAAGAGAGGCCGTGATGTGGACCACAG GAGGGATGAGCCTTACTGGAACAACAACAAGAAAATGGCACCGGAGTCGGGAGGCCGGCTGAACCAAGCCTCAGACTACAATAACCGGCAACAGGGACGCTTCAGCGACTTCAATTCTAGAGACAGAGCACGCTACCCGGATAATGCACCTGTTCAGCAGAACAACTTCGACAG GCGGAATCGATACGTAAACGAGCCAGAGGCCAAGAAGAGCCGACCCGACCTTCGGCGAGAAGGCTCTGGGTTCGAGCGCTACCCCAAAAACTTTGACAACGTGCGCCGAGCTGAACCTCCGCACCCCGCAGGCCGCTCTAACGTTCGGGACACGGATCGGAGGGAGATCAGAGACCGAGACGAGCGGCGACCTGTATCGATGCCTGAAAGGCCAACCGGGAATAGAGCTCCTCCGCCACCCATCAGCCACTCACGCACAGCGCACAGAGACTCTGGTCACGGCAGCTGGAAAAATGATGGCATGAGCAGCAAATCTGCTGATGTCCG GGGAGCGGTGCGGATGCGTCCAGAGCATTCGAGCAGGGATGGTCCTGGACCCGCCATGAGGGGTGCATCTTCAGTCAGTCGCGGCAGAGGTGGCTTTAGCAGCCGAGACGGAGGCAGACCTGTAAATATGGGAGAGCAG CACTACAGCAGTGGAAGGCAGGTGGTGGTGGAAAGGCACAGCCGAGATCAAGGACCCAGAAAGGAATggcacagcagcagcagcagctctcaGAGTGGTGGTTACAACGATAGCAGACGCATGGGAGAAAGCAGACCTGGCATGATGTCTTCACACTCCAG CCATTCCTCCAGTGGGATGTATAACAGAATCGTCCAGATCACCAATGTCCCGatgagcagcagcagcagcagcagtggaGGATTTAAACCATTTAAAGGAAGGTTCTAG